In Marinobacterium sp. LSUCC0821, the DNA window ACTATTCATTCCATACAACCTTGCTTACGGTGCACAGGGCTCACCAGGCGGTATCCCTCCGTACTCAACACTTGTATTTGAAGTTGAACTGATCGACGTTCTGTAAGTGTCCTCTCTCTTCTTCCATCGTGGCGGTTCAGGTGAGCCGCTATTTGTACTGCATGGACTGTTCGGAACTTGGGAAAACCTAGGGGCGGCCATTAAAGAGCTGGAGAGCCAGTTCGATGTCATTGCCCCTGATATGCTCAATCACGGACGCTCACCTCATGTAGTGCCATTTAGTTATACATCGATGGCAGGAGCGGTGCTTGAACTGGCCGATCAACTTGGTATCGACCAGTTCAATATTCTTGGCCACTCAATGGGTGGCAAAATTGCAATGCAGCTGGCCCTGACTCACCCTGAGCGAATCAAAAAGCTGATCGTGGTCGATATTGCACCCGTTAAATATCCACCGCACCATACGCAGGTATTTGCAGGTCTAAATGAGGTTCCGCTCGATCAGATCAAGAGTCGTAATGAAGCAGACCAATACCTCGCGCAAAAAATTGACTCACCGGCCATTCGTGCTTTTCTATTAAAGAATCTTTACCGATTGGAGTCTGGTGGTTTTGCGTGGCGCATGAATCTACAAGCGCTAGAAGAGCACTACGATGAGATTGCTGCACCTATGATTGAGGCGCAATTTCAGAAGCCTACGCTTTTCATCAAAGGGAGCGAGTCAGACTACCTACTGCCGAAGTACACTGATGAGGTAAAAACGCGTTTCCCGAACCTAACCTTGCGAGTTATCGAAGGGGCAGGTCACTGGCCACACGCTGAGAAACCTGCAACCTTTAATCGAATCGTCACGCGCTTTCTTGAAGCGGGCGAGTAAGTTCATCGATTCATCCGAACTAGCTAGCCCTTCAATCAACTCAATCTAGCAGCGTAATATCCAGATGCGCAGCCGCCTCTGACGCTAGCGGCTCTGATAGATGGGGAATCACGCCCAGACACGGCGCCGGCATCACTTGCGTTAACCATGCCAAGTTACGATCAAATTCAGACATCTCTGGATCTATAGTGTTGGCAACCCAACCGGCTATCTGCAGACCATCTCGACGTATCGCTTCAACGGTTAACAGCGCGTGATTGATACAGCCAAGCTTCATTCCAACAACGACAATCACCGGGAACTGCAGTAACTGAGCAAGGGTCGCTAGGGATTCACGATCATTCAATGGAACCCGCCATCCGCCAGCACCTTCAACAAGCGCAAAATCATATTTACGCATTAGTGCACCATTGATGTATGCCTGCAGGCGATCTGCTGAGATTCGAACACCCGCATCCACAGCAGCGATATGCGGTGCGATAGGCGGCTCTAGAGCAATAGGATTTACTTGCGAGTAGCTCAACTCAATCGATGACTCAGCCATCAAGGCTAGCGCATCAGCATTTCGAAGTTCACCCTCAATTAATTCACAACCGGCAGCTACGGGTTTAAGCCCTATAGTCCCTTTACCTGAAGCAGTAGCGAGATGAAGCAGTGCACTGCTAACCAGTGTTTTTCCCGCATCAGTATCGGTACCAGTTACGAAGAAGCGCTGTTTCATCGACGTCTTAACTCCATATAGTGAACTTCATAAGTCGCAGGCAACTTACCATTGCCCTTACGCATAGCCTCATAGGCCGCATACATTGCTCGTAATGAACTCTGACCACCAAGGCCAGGACGACGCTCGGGATTGACATTATGAGCACCAAGATCGCGCAACTCACGAAGTAGCTGACGCAGCTCCTGATACTCTTCAACCTCATCAACCTGTTCATGGCGAACCAGATCAAAACCTTCGGCCAGCTTTAGCCAGTGGTCAATGTCTGCAAATTGATTAACATGTTGATGCTTATCAGCCTGCAGCCATGCAGCACGCAACTCATGTAAGGTCTGAGGCCCCAGAGTCGCAATAAGTATTCGCGCTCCAGGCTTAGTCACTCGATACAACTCACTGAACAGTTTTTCAGGCTGTTCACTCCACTGAAGCGCAAGGCTCGACCAGATCAGATCAACTGAGTTCGAAGCCAACGGCAATTGCTCAGCATCACCCGCGACAAATAACCCTCGGTTCGATTGTGATTTTGCGAAGTGCAACATCCCTTCAGCAAGATCTAGGTTGACCAGGAGTTTTGCCAACGGGTTCAACCAGCTATTGGCATAACCGGTACCGGAACCCAGATCGACAACCAGATTGTGATTTTCATCAGTAAGCCAATTGCGAAGCCGGTCGGCAATACGTCGCTGTAACCCCGCAACCTGATCATAGCTCGAGGCAGCACGACTAAACGAGGCGGCAACTAGACGTTTGTCACGATAAGGCATTATTAATACAACGCCTCCGCAGCGAGCCAATCATCAACTGCCACCTGACACAAATCCGGCTGATCGACAAAAAGAAGATGGGATGAATCCGCAATCAGCGTACCCGAACAAAGCTTTGAAACCTGACTAGGAACCAACGCATCACCTGCAGCAAACAGCATTAAATGTGGTTTTACAAGGGCGGCAAACTCAGCTCGACGATCTCGAGCCAACTCAGCAAGCAACTGCCCCAAAAGCTCAGTTGGCTCCTCGAGACTATCTTTCACAATTCGGAGCAAGGCTCTGGGATCTTGACTACCTGCCACCTGCAGCGAAGCAAAGCGCTGCAGCGTTTTGGCACTATTCTGCTGGTAACTCTCAACAAACTGAGTAAAAGTCTCTTGAGGCATACCTGGCCAATCGGCCTGCTCAACAAAGAGTGGATTACTGGCAAGGAGTACCATCCCCTTAACAGCGTTTGGTTGAAAGGTTTCAAGGTCAAGCAAGAACTCACCACCCAATGACCAGCCAACCCAGATCGCAGGAGCTGAAACGTGCTGGGCAAGCAATTCAGAACGTTCGTCAGGTGTCAGCAACCGTTGAGCTTCGAGATCTGGCACATTGACTGGACAAAGATCGAAGCGATCAGAGAAACACTCAAGCCAGCGACCTAAAAGATCCCCACGCACGCCCCAACCTGTGAGGTAGGCTAAAACCGGTTTAGACACTCGCAGACCTCTGCAGTTTTTGAGTATTTAATCCATCCAACAAACCTCGGTGCTTCTCCAAGGCAGCAAGAAGTCGATCAACCTGCGCTTCGGTGTGGGCTGCAGAGAGTGTAATGCGCAGGCGCGCAGTCCCTTGTGGAACCGTCGGCGGTCGAATCGCCCCAACAAACAGCCCCTCACCTTCAAGTGCGCGACTCAGTGACATGGCCAGCGCAGATTCACCGATCTGGATTGGCTGAATCGCTGTATCTGAATCCATCAAGTTGTAGCCAAGTGCTGAAACACCTTCACGAAAACGCGTAATCAAACTCTTAAGGTGTTCACGACGCCAGCTCTCTGACTCGATAATTTTAAGACTCTCAAGCGTTGCTGCAGCAACAGCAGGCGGCATCGCTGTGGTGTAAATATAGGGACGTGCGAATTGAATCAGATACTCAATTAACGTCTCACTGCCCGCCACAAAGGCGCCAGCGGTCCCAGCTGCTTTACCCAGCGTTCCGATTAATACAGGAACCTGCTGCTGTGATAGTCCAAACTGCTCCACACAACCAGCACCTTTCGCACCCAAACAGCCAAAACCGTGTGCATCATCAACTACTAAATGTGCGTTCTGTTTTTGACAGAGTTCAGCAAGTTCCGGAAGGGGCGCGATATCGCCATCCATACTGAAAACACCATCAGTCACGAGAATTCGACGACCACTATCATCACTTGTCAGCTGTTGTTCTG includes these proteins:
- a CDS encoding alpha/beta fold hydrolase — encoded protein: MSKPVLAYLTGWGVRGDLLGRWLECFSDRFDLCPVNVPDLEAQRLLTPDERSELLAQHVSAPAIWVGWSLGGEFLLDLETFQPNAVKGMVLLASNPLFVEQADWPGMPQETFTQFVESYQQNSAKTLQRFASLQVAGSQDPRALLRIVKDSLEEPTELLGQLLAELARDRRAEFAALVKPHLMLFAAGDALVPSQVSKLCSGTLIADSSHLLFVDQPDLCQVAVDDWLAAEALY
- the bioF gene encoding 8-amino-7-oxononanoate synthase; this encodes MMLDQLLQPALQEREAASLYRRRRVIESTQGPEVVVEGKSYLGFCSNDYLGLAADPRISKAFIAGVEKFGNGSGASHLVLGHSAAHHQLEDALAEMTGRDRVLLFSTGYMANLGALSALVDRGDLVLEDRLNHASLLDGGLLSGAKFKRFQHADVASAEQQLTSDDSGRRILVTDGVFSMDGDIAPLPELAELCQKQNAHLVVDDAHGFGCLGAKGAGCVEQFGLSQQQVPVLIGTLGKAAGTAGAFVAGSETLIEYLIQFARPYIYTTAMPPAVAAATLESLKIIESESWRREHLKSLITRFREGVSALGYNLMDSDTAIQPIQIGESALAMSLSRALEGEGLFVGAIRPPTVPQGTARLRITLSAAHTEAQVDRLLAALEKHRGLLDGLNTQKLQRSASV
- the bioD gene encoding dethiobiotin synthase, translated to MKQRFFVTGTDTDAGKTLVSSALLHLATASGKGTIGLKPVAAGCELIEGELRNADALALMAESSIELSYSQVNPIALEPPIAPHIAAVDAGVRISADRLQAYINGALMRKYDFALVEGAGGWRVPLNDRESLATLAQLLQFPVIVVVGMKLGCINHALLTVEAIRRDGLQIAGWVANTIDPEMSEFDRNLAWLTQVMPAPCLGVIPHLSEPLASEAAAHLDITLLD
- the bioC gene encoding malonyl-ACP O-methyltransferase BioC, which translates into the protein MPYRDKRLVAASFSRAASSYDQVAGLQRRIADRLRNWLTDENHNLVVDLGSGTGYANSWLNPLAKLLVNLDLAEGMLHFAKSQSNRGLFVAGDAEQLPLASNSVDLIWSSLALQWSEQPEKLFSELYRVTKPGARILIATLGPQTLHELRAAWLQADKHQHVNQFADIDHWLKLAEGFDLVRHEQVDEVEEYQELRQLLRELRDLGAHNVNPERRPGLGGQSSLRAMYAAYEAMRKGNGKLPATYEVHYMELRRR
- a CDS encoding alpha/beta fold hydrolase; this translates as MSSLFFHRGGSGEPLFVLHGLFGTWENLGAAIKELESQFDVIAPDMLNHGRSPHVVPFSYTSMAGAVLELADQLGIDQFNILGHSMGGKIAMQLALTHPERIKKLIVVDIAPVKYPPHHTQVFAGLNEVPLDQIKSRNEADQYLAQKIDSPAIRAFLLKNLYRLESGGFAWRMNLQALEEHYDEIAAPMIEAQFQKPTLFIKGSESDYLLPKYTDEVKTRFPNLTLRVIEGAGHWPHAEKPATFNRIVTRFLEAGE